The following proteins are co-located in the Shouchella hunanensis genome:
- a CDS encoding NADH:flavin oxidoreductase: protein MTQSLAPTLFEKTPFGKGELQSKVVMAPMTRVFSPDGVPTEEVAAYYKRRAEHGVGLIVTEGTAIDHPAAVMHKDIPRFYGEKALAGWKHVVDEVHSAGGKIIPQLWHIGSARRQGNTPNEDAPPVSPSGLAVDGSENGVALTKDELTSIIQSFAQAAADAERIGFDGIELHGAHGYLIDQFLWERTNQRTDEYGGDLEGRTRFAVDVVKACREAVSPDFPIVFRFSQWKGGVYDAKLARTPEELKQLLMPLAEAGVDIFHCSTRRIWEAEFEGVEPLNLAAWTKQVTGKPVISVGSLGVDYAFLSKKENDEHSIDENLRLVDEKLRAKEFDFVAVGRALLADPQWAEKIRDGKQEEAILYTKEAEKTLY from the coding sequence ATGACACAATCACTTGCACCAACACTATTTGAGAAGACGCCTTTCGGTAAAGGAGAACTTCAGAGTAAAGTTGTCATGGCACCAATGACGAGAGTGTTTTCTCCTGATGGTGTGCCAACGGAAGAAGTAGCGGCTTATTATAAAAGAAGGGCAGAACACGGTGTCGGACTAATTGTAACGGAAGGAACTGCAATTGATCACCCGGCAGCTGTTATGCATAAAGATATTCCTCGTTTCTACGGTGAGAAAGCATTAGCTGGATGGAAGCATGTGGTTGACGAAGTACATAGCGCAGGTGGGAAAATTATTCCGCAGCTTTGGCATATCGGATCAGCCAGAAGACAAGGAAATACACCAAATGAAGACGCTCCTCCAGTAAGTCCATCTGGTTTAGCAGTTGATGGTAGCGAAAATGGTGTGGCATTAACAAAAGATGAGCTAACATCTATCATTCAATCCTTTGCACAAGCTGCTGCTGATGCGGAGCGCATTGGTTTTGATGGAATTGAGCTTCATGGGGCACATGGCTATTTAATTGACCAATTTTTGTGGGAACGAACCAACCAGCGCACGGATGAATATGGTGGCGATCTCGAAGGTCGAACTCGATTTGCAGTAGATGTTGTGAAAGCGTGCAGAGAAGCGGTAAGTCCAGATTTTCCAATTGTATTTCGTTTTTCTCAATGGAAAGGCGGCGTTTATGACGCGAAGCTGGCACGAACACCGGAAGAGTTGAAGCAGCTGTTAATGCCGCTTGCAGAAGCTGGTGTTGATATCTTCCACTGTTCGACTCGTCGAATCTGGGAAGCTGAGTTTGAAGGAGTCGAACCATTAAACCTTGCTGCGTGGACGAAGCAAGTAACAGGAAAACCGGTCATCTCTGTTGGTTCACTTGGAGTTGATTATGCATTCTTAAGCAAAAAAGAGAACGACGAGCACTCGATTGATGAAAACCTACGCTTAGTTGACGAAAAACTTCGTGCTAAAGAGTTTGATTTTGTTGCGGTAGGGCGTGCATTATTAGCAGATCCTCAATGGGCAGAAAAAATTCGAGACGGAAAACAAGAAGAAGCGATTTTATATACAAAAGAAGCAGAAAAAACACTGTACTAA
- a CDS encoding DUF6612 family protein, giving the protein MKKMSSITVASFFVLSVTGNALANEESAADIIQMSNEAMLELDSFSSETAMELTMPDPMSGEEVTLSVHTMEDVILNPFAMHQVSTIHTPDGDLETTVYWTEEGMYEQGPDGEWYVYEGMSSDEMMELLQATSTREQAEMLGEDMDVSEEGDSYILTYDGSGEQLNEMIDDLLGELMMEEDMQGEEALLDTFEISDLSYEMMIEKDTYYMTEMTMDMTMVIDDGEESMEMHISLDQTVTNFNGVDSITVPEDVMENAQPVEGGALPDTASNHLLYAMGGLTLAAGGLGLSVLHRRRVRTSS; this is encoded by the coding sequence ATGAAAAAAATGTCTTCAATTACGGTGGCTAGTTTTTTTGTTCTTTCGGTTACAGGCAATGCTTTAGCGAATGAGGAAAGTGCGGCAGATATTATTCAAATGTCGAATGAAGCCATGCTTGAGCTGGATAGTTTTTCGAGTGAAACTGCAATGGAATTAACGATGCCAGATCCAATGTCTGGTGAGGAAGTAACGCTTTCTGTTCATACTATGGAAGATGTTATTCTTAATCCATTTGCCATGCATCAAGTGTCGACAATTCATACACCTGATGGTGATCTCGAAACCACCGTCTACTGGACTGAAGAGGGTATGTATGAGCAAGGACCAGATGGTGAGTGGTACGTTTATGAAGGAATGAGTAGCGACGAAATGATGGAGCTTCTGCAAGCAACATCCACTCGCGAACAAGCGGAGATGCTTGGGGAAGATATGGACGTAAGTGAGGAAGGGGATTCCTATATACTTACTTACGATGGTAGTGGAGAGCAGCTGAACGAAATGATTGACGATCTTCTTGGTGAACTCATGATGGAAGAGGACATGCAAGGTGAGGAAGCGTTACTCGATACATTTGAAATTAGTGATCTTAGCTATGAAATGATGATTGAAAAAGACACGTACTATATGACCGAAATGACGATGGACATGACCATGGTCATTGATGATGGGGAAGAAAGCATGGAAATGCATATTTCACTAGATCAGACAGTCACCAATTTTAATGGTGTCGATTCCATTACAGTGCCAGAAGACGTCATGGAAAATGCACAGCCTGTTGAGGGTGGGGCATTGCCAGATACAGCGAGTAACCATCTTCTTTACGCGATGGGAGGATTAACATTAGCTGCTGGTGGACTAGGTCTATCTGTACTACATCGACGTAGAGTACGTACCTCTTCTTAA
- a CDS encoding serine hydrolase, with protein sequence MTLKELSDASIRFSDNSAANFIFNEIGGPEGFKHALQDMGDQVTEPKRWETELNHWATGEVSDTSTAKALVETLHGVALGDELDEEKQDLFTDWLVHNTTGDTLIRAGVPKGWQAGDKTGSAAYGTRNDIGIIWPPDYAPIVLAVLSHTDEEDGEV encoded by the coding sequence ATGACGTTAAAAGAGTTAAGTGATGCGTCTATTCGTTTTAGCGACAATTCAGCGGCAAATTTTATATTCAATGAAATTGGTGGGCCGGAAGGGTTTAAACATGCTTTACAAGACATGGGAGACCAGGTAACAGAACCGAAGCGGTGGGAAACAGAATTAAATCATTGGGCGACAGGAGAAGTGAGCGATACAAGCACAGCAAAAGCGCTAGTGGAAACGCTGCATGGAGTTGCTCTTGGGGATGAGCTTGACGAAGAAAAGCAAGATTTGTTTACTGATTGGCTTGTTCATAACACGACTGGGGATACGTTGATACGAGCAGGTGTGCCTAAAGGGTGGCAAGCGGGCGATAAAACAGGCTCAGCAGCATACGGTACGAGAAATGATATAGGAATTATTTGGCCACCAGACTATGCTCCCATTGTTCTTGCCGTTCTTTCTCATACAGACGAGGAAGACGGGGAGGTCTAA
- a CDS encoding C40 family peptidase — protein sequence MKTLKTTGSKIVLSTSFVVGLLFVTDMNNEASAYADPTEYSPQSSSSETAIQADVLRAGDRGQDVENLQQDLIYAGYPVADDGIYGAETENAVTSFQQNQGLQVDGIAGPATQGALNNVDASTSRQESSIEVTETSTDTSEPVATPTNNETSSGLSQSIADTARSVLGTPYAWGGSSTAGMDSSGFVNYVFQNNGIQVERTHAGMWASTGVHVNLSDLQIGDVLFYEGTYNTQGASHSGIYVGNGQMIHSGGGSEGVSYADINNSYWQQHFIGVKRFY from the coding sequence ATGAAAACTTTAAAAACAACAGGTAGTAAAATCGTTTTATCAACTTCGTTTGTCGTAGGTCTTCTTTTTGTAACAGATATGAATAATGAGGCGTCCGCATATGCAGACCCTACTGAATATAGCCCTCAATCATCTTCATCGGAAACTGCTATTCAAGCAGACGTGCTTCGTGCGGGTGATCGTGGACAAGATGTTGAGAATTTACAGCAAGATTTAATTTATGCAGGTTATCCAGTTGCAGATGATGGTATTTATGGTGCGGAAACAGAGAACGCCGTTACTTCATTCCAACAAAATCAAGGTCTTCAAGTAGATGGGATAGCAGGTCCAGCAACTCAAGGGGCACTGAATAATGTAGATGCTTCTACTTCCAGACAGGAATCATCAATTGAAGTAACGGAAACAAGTACTGACACGAGTGAGCCAGTTGCGACACCAACGAATAATGAGACATCATCTGGTCTGAGTCAGTCTATTGCTGATACAGCAAGAAGTGTTTTAGGTACACCGTATGCGTGGGGTGGATCTTCAACAGCAGGTATGGATAGCAGTGGTTTTGTGAACTATGTGTTTCAAAATAACGGCATTCAAGTCGAGCGAACACATGCAGGAATGTGGGCTAGCACGGGTGTTCATGTGAACTTAAGTGACCTGCAAATCGGTGATGTTCTATTCTATGAAGGAACATATAACACACAAGGCGCCTCTCACAGCGGAATCTATGTTGGTAACGGTCAAATGATTCACTCTGGTGGCGGAAGCGAAGGTGTTTCTTACGCAGATATTAACAACTCTTACTGGCAGCAACACTTTATTGGTGTAAAGAGATTCTATTAA
- a CDS encoding DUF6440 family protein — translation MFSKKEPNRFAEKQMQHYQYGLIHILIDRETGVHYLHLWNPQGSSVTPLLDEQGNVMIDKSAAEE, via the coding sequence ATGTTTTCAAAAAAAGAACCAAATCGTTTTGCAGAAAAACAAATGCAACATTACCAATATGGGCTTATTCATATACTAATTGATCGCGAGACAGGAGTACATTATTTGCATCTGTGGAACCCACAAGGGAGTAGTGTAACACCCTTATTGGATGAACAGGGGAATGTCATGATTGATAAGTCCGCAGCAGAAGAATGA
- a CDS encoding collagen-like repeat preface domain-containing protein, giving the protein MSDQYIFVNGVQIFKRTCTNGRENKWCYGHSLGGWTGATGSPGPTGFTGATGATGPTGPTGATGPTGAGFEGAEAFNPGNASGYMLGQIVTHDGNTYLVNTNYPTGIPGSSPDYTLLAERGATGVTGVQGESGVTGATGIQGERGATGPTGIQGERGETGATGVQGESGVTGATGIQGERGATGPTGDQGERGETGATGVQGESGETGATGVQGERGETGATGVQGESGVTGVTGIQGERGATGATGIQGERGETGATGVQGESGVTGATGATGIQGESGETGATGIQGERGETGATGVQGERGETGATGITGLTGVTGPPGPPTGATGPTGPEGPGPPGPTGATGITGQQGIQGLTGATGVTGAQGIQGPTGATGITGQQGIQGLTGATGVTGPQGIQGLTGATGVTGAQGIQGLTGTTGVTGNQGIQGPTGATGITGSQGIQGLTGATGITGSQGIQGLTGATGVTGAQGIQGLTGTTGVTGNQGIQGLTGATGVTGAQGIQGLTGATGITGSQGIQGLTGATGAQGIQGLTGTTGVTGAQGIPGPTGATGITGPQGIQGLTGSTGLTGPASLSNFAVVFSSAGGAGRGTVHPLANASGVPSRVNLISFGRTSNDITVPDGSSIPIPFGSDNYQFFFSFPQQVTLTGISVTFNNWSTFSAATGTDFRPFVALATSPQGTYNFTIDTAMQQLPSIGYTAGASNPNTTILTGSSTGLNVTIPANTLLAIVGGIVNLNTGANAEIYIYMNGSFFFRSN; this is encoded by the coding sequence GTGTCCGATCAATATATCTTCGTAAATGGTGTGCAAATTTTTAAACGAACCTGTACCAATGGTAGGGAAAATAAATGGTGTTATGGCCATTCATTAGGAGGGTGGACAGGAGCTACCGGTTCGCCAGGGCCTACTGGATTTACTGGAGCTACTGGAGCTACTGGACCTACTGGACCTACTGGAGCTACTGGACCTACTGGAGCAGGATTTGAAGGAGCAGAAGCGTTTAATCCCGGCAATGCTTCAGGTTACATGTTAGGTCAGATTGTTACGCACGATGGGAATACCTACTTAGTAAACACAAATTACCCAACAGGTATTCCAGGTAGCTCTCCAGACTATACACTGCTCGCTGAAAGGGGAGCGACCGGAGTTACCGGCGTTCAAGGAGAAAGCGGCGTTACGGGAGCTACGGGTATTCAAGGGGAAAGAGGAGCCACCGGACCTACGGGCATTCAAGGGGAAAGAGGAGAAACAGGAGCAACGGGCGTTCAAGGAGAAAGCGGCGTAACGGGAGCAACGGGCATTCAAGGGGAAAGAGGAGCCACCGGACCTACGGGCGATCAAGGAGAAAGAGGAGAAACGGGAGCGACCGGCGTTCAAGGAGAAAGCGGCGAAACAGGAGCGACGGGCGTTCAAGGAGAAAGAGGAGAAACCGGAGCGACAGGCGTTCAAGGAGAAAGCGGCGTAACAGGAGTAACGGGCATTCAAGGGGAAAGAGGAGCCACCGGAGCTACGGGTATTCAAGGAGAAAGAGGAGAAACGGGAGCGACGGGCGTTCAAGGAGAAAGCGGCGTTACGGGAGCGACCGGAGCTACAGGGATTCAAGGAGAAAGCGGCGAAACAGGAGCAACGGGCATTCAAGGAGAAAGAGGAGAAACCGGAGCGACAGGCGTTCAAGGAGAAAGAGGGGAAACCGGGGCGACGGGAATCACAGGACTAACCGGAGTGACAGGCCCTCCAGGCCCACCTACAGGAGCCACGGGCCCAACAGGACCAGAAGGACCAGGCCCTCCAGGCCCAACCGGAGCGACAGGTATCACAGGCCAACAAGGAATACAAGGACTAACGGGAGCCACGGGAGTGACAGGAGCTCAAGGAATACAAGGCCCAACCGGAGCGACAGGTATCACAGGCCAACAAGGAATACAAGGACTAACGGGAGCCACCGGAGTGACAGGCCCACAAGGGATACAAGGACTAACAGGAGCCACCGGAGTGACAGGAGCTCAAGGAATACAAGGACTAACGGGAACCACCGGAGTGACCGGTAACCAAGGAATACAAGGCCCAACCGGAGCGACAGGTATCACAGGCTCACAAGGGATACAAGGACTAACCGGAGCGACAGGTATCACAGGCTCACAAGGGATACAAGGACTAACCGGAGCGACCGGAGTGACAGGAGCTCAAGGAATACAAGGACTAACGGGAACCACAGGAGTGACAGGTAACCAAGGAATACAAGGACTAACCGGAGCGACCGGAGTGACAGGAGCCCAAGGAATACAAGGACTAACCGGAGCGACAGGTATCACAGGCTCACAAGGAATACAAGGACTAACCGGAGCGACCGGAGCCCAAGGAATACAAGGACTAACGGGAACCACCGGAGTGACAGGAGCCCAAGGAATACCAGGCCCAACCGGAGCGACAGGTATCACAGGCCCACAAGGGATACAAGGATTAACAGGTTCCACTGGACTAACAGGGCCTGCATCATTATCGAACTTTGCCGTTGTGTTCTCATCTGCTGGGGGTGCGGGGAGGGGTACCGTTCACCCATTGGCAAATGCAAGTGGGGTCCCGAGTCGAGTGAATCTAATCTCCTTCGGAAGAACAAGCAATGATATAACGGTACCTGATGGAAGTAGTATTCCAATTCCGTTTGGTAGTGATAACTATCAATTTTTCTTCTCTTTTCCTCAACAGGTTACATTAACAGGTATCTCTGTAACGTTTAATAATTGGAGTACTTTTTCCGCGGCAACAGGTACGGATTTTAGACCGTTTGTTGCGTTAGCCACGTCACCACAAGGAACGTATAACTTTACAATAGACACTGCGATGCAGCAGCTTCCATCTATTGGATATACAGCAGGTGCGTCTAATCCAAATACAACAATTCTTACCGGGAGCTCGACGGGTTTAAATGTAACAATACCAGCTAATACGTTGTTAGCTATAGTAGGAGGAATTGTGAATTTGAATACAGGGGCAAATGCAGAAATCTATATTTATATGAATGGATCGTTTTTCTTTAGAAGTAATTAG
- a CDS encoding BCCT family transporter has protein sequence MAKGQQKVLQTVNWPVFIMSGGFLLLFVVMAFTNMELTSFLVDKGFQLAITYFGGYWQLLLLATFLVGAVLAFSKLGSVRIGKLDKPEMGFFKYLAIVVTTGLGAGGVFWAAAEPLYYFLEAPPTYSGVIETTNDAIQVALAQSFISWGFTAWAVYGAICAIVMVYAHNHKGMPLKPRTILYPILGDRIQHSKWGTAVDVFCIIGAAAGTIGPIGFLGLQVSYGVNALFGWPDTYVTQVAIILTLTSIVLLSTLTGIEKGIQWLSKLNVNTALFIGVFLVLFGPGIFLIDSYISATGTYLSHFIEMSTFRGDNEWSGAWMLFFFGWFIGFGPMVALMVARISRGRTIRELFLVVAIITPILTNIWFTILGGSGIFYEIQTPGSIATPLEENGLPAAIIAIASQMPLGSIMPFLFLLLTILFVVTTVDTMSYSLAMSVTGKGNPAKSIRFFWATIMSIIAMILINVGNGGVNALQSFVVIAAVPVSLILLPLLWGAPKIALLLAREQGIISREKKNRE, from the coding sequence ATGGCAAAAGGTCAACAGAAAGTGTTACAGACCGTAAATTGGCCAGTTTTTATCATGAGTGGAGGATTCTTACTTCTCTTTGTCGTGATGGCTTTTACAAACATGGAATTAACATCCTTTTTAGTCGATAAAGGATTTCAACTCGCCATAACGTACTTTGGTGGGTATTGGCAATTGTTACTACTCGCAACGTTTTTAGTTGGAGCGGTTCTAGCGTTCTCGAAGCTTGGTTCCGTTCGCATTGGAAAATTAGATAAACCGGAAATGGGATTTTTTAAATACCTCGCGATCGTTGTAACGACGGGGCTTGGAGCTGGTGGCGTCTTCTGGGCTGCGGCAGAGCCGTTGTATTATTTTCTGGAAGCACCACCTACGTATAGTGGCGTCATTGAAACGACAAACGATGCCATTCAAGTTGCACTTGCGCAAAGCTTTATTTCTTGGGGATTTACTGCTTGGGCAGTCTATGGCGCGATTTGTGCCATCGTGATGGTGTACGCGCATAATCACAAAGGTATGCCGTTAAAGCCTCGTACGATTCTTTACCCCATTCTAGGGGATCGCATACAGCATAGTAAATGGGGAACAGCCGTTGATGTGTTCTGTATTATTGGAGCCGCTGCCGGTACAATTGGTCCGATTGGCTTCTTAGGGCTACAAGTGAGTTACGGGGTGAATGCACTATTTGGTTGGCCGGATACGTATGTAACCCAAGTCGCCATTATTTTAACCCTTACGAGCATTGTTTTACTTTCAACATTAACTGGAATCGAAAAAGGGATTCAGTGGCTTAGTAAATTAAATGTGAATACAGCATTGTTTATCGGTGTTTTCTTAGTTTTATTTGGCCCTGGTATTTTTTTAATTGATTCATACATTTCAGCAACAGGAACCTATCTGTCCCATTTTATAGAAATGAGCACATTCAGAGGTGATAATGAGTGGTCTGGGGCATGGATGCTCTTCTTTTTTGGCTGGTTTATCGGCTTTGGGCCAATGGTAGCACTCATGGTAGCGCGCATTTCTCGCGGGAGAACGATTCGAGAGTTATTTCTCGTTGTGGCGATTATTACGCCCATTTTAACAAATATCTGGTTTACGATATTAGGTGGCTCAGGTATTTTCTATGAGATTCAGACACCTGGATCCATTGCGACTCCATTAGAAGAAAACGGATTACCGGCTGCCATTATAGCGATTGCCAGCCAAATGCCTCTCGGTAGTATCATGCCGTTTCTCTTTCTATTACTAACGATCTTGTTCGTCGTAACAACAGTGGATACAATGTCGTATTCACTTGCGATGAGTGTGACAGGAAAAGGAAATCCAGCAAAAAGCATTCGGTTTTTCTGGGCAACCATTATGTCCATTATAGCGATGATCTTAATTAATGTTGGAAATGGTGGAGTGAATGCACTCCAATCATTTGTTGTTATTGCCGCAGTGCCTGTATCACTCATTCTATTACCACTCTTGTGGGGTGCACCGAAAATTGCGCTCCTCTTGGCAAGAGAACAAGGAATTATTTCTAGAGAAAAAAAGAATAGAGAATAA
- a CDS encoding tRNA dihydrouridine synthase, with translation MTNNFWRDLPRPFFILAPMEDVTDVVFRHVVSHAARPDVFFTEFTNSESYCHPDGKQSVRGRLTFTEDEQPMVAHIWGDKPELFRKMSIGMAEEGFKGIDLNMGCPVQNVAGNGKGSGLIRRPEVAAELIQAAKAGGLPVSVKTRLGYTYVEEWFEWLTHVLKQDIANLSIHLRTKKEMSKVDAHWELIPKIKKLRDEIAPNTLLTINGDIPNRQVGLELVEKYGVDGVMIGRGIFTNPFAFEKEPREHTSEELLELLRLQLDLHDKYHKIESRAFKPLHRFFKIYVRDFRGASELRNQLMNSTSTDEVRALLDAFQAEQIETASH, from the coding sequence ATGACAAATAATTTTTGGCGTGACTTGCCACGGCCATTTTTTATACTTGCACCGATGGAAGATGTGACGGACGTCGTGTTCCGCCATGTTGTGAGCCATGCGGCACGACCTGATGTGTTTTTTACAGAGTTCACAAATTCTGAAAGCTATTGTCACCCGGATGGGAAGCAAAGTGTACGTGGTCGCTTAACATTTACTGAAGATGAACAGCCGATGGTTGCCCATATATGGGGAGACAAACCTGAATTGTTTCGGAAAATGAGTATCGGGATGGCGGAAGAAGGGTTTAAAGGAATTGATTTAAACATGGGATGCCCGGTACAGAATGTTGCTGGAAACGGAAAAGGCAGTGGCTTGATCCGTCGTCCGGAAGTGGCGGCAGAGCTCATTCAAGCGGCGAAGGCAGGTGGTTTACCTGTAAGTGTTAAAACGCGCTTAGGCTATACGTACGTGGAAGAATGGTTTGAATGGCTGACGCATGTGCTAAAACAGGACATTGCCAACTTGTCCATTCACCTTCGGACGAAAAAGGAAATGAGTAAAGTGGATGCCCATTGGGAGCTCATTCCTAAAATCAAAAAGCTACGTGATGAGATTGCGCCAAATACCCTATTAACGATTAATGGCGATATTCCGAACCGTCAAGTTGGCTTAGAGCTCGTCGAAAAATATGGGGTCGATGGTGTCATGATTGGTCGTGGTATTTTTACAAACCCATTTGCGTTTGAAAAAGAACCACGTGAGCATACAAGCGAGGAGTTGCTTGAACTTTTGCGTTTGCAGCTTGATCTTCATGATAAGTACCATAAGATTGAATCACGTGCGTTTAAGCCGCTTCATCGTTTCTTTAAAATATATGTCCGTGATTTCCGAGGTGCCAGCGAGTTGCGAAATCAATTAATGAATTCAACATCAACAGATGAAGTTCGTGCATTGCTTGATGCTTTTCAAGCAGAACAAATAGAAACAGCTTCCCATTAA
- a CDS encoding serine hydrolase, translating to MCRKWRHDGGMEVEEETMEQGFSQLEDRYHAILGVYALHTETGETIASNEEDRFAYASTHKALSVGVLLQQHSLEELDKRVHYNEKDLVTYSPITEQHVETGRNDVKRVK from the coding sequence ATGTGTCGTAAGTGGCGTCATGATGGGGGCATGGAAGTAGAAGAGGAAACGATGGAACAAGGATTTTCTCAGTTAGAAGACCGTTATCATGCAATTTTAGGTGTTTATGCGCTCCATACAGAGACCGGTGAAACGATTGCTTCTAACGAAGAGGACCGTTTTGCTTACGCTTCGACACACAAAGCGCTATCCGTTGGCGTGCTTCTTCAACAGCATTCGCTGGAGGAATTGGATAAACGCGTTCATTACAATGAAAAAGATTTGGTTACATATAGCCCAATTACTGAACAGCATGTTGAGACTGGAAGGAATGACGTTAAAAGAGTTAAGTGA
- the galU gene encoding UTP--glucose-1-phosphate uridylyltransferase GalU, whose translation MSKVKKAIIPAAGLGTRFLPATKAMPKEMLPIVDKPTIQYIVEEAVEAGIEDIIIVTGKGKRAIEDHFDHSFELEQNLFNKGKLDMLEKVQASAKVEIHYIRQKEPKGLGHAVHCARKFIGNEPFAVLLGDDIVQADTPCLKQLMNQYDETERSVIGVQTVPSEETHRYGIIDPESNNDRLYRVSQFVEKPEQGTAPSNLAIMGRYILTPEIFDFLEKQDTGAGGEIQLTDAIQALNEFQSVYAYDFEGKRYDVGEKLGFVLTQIEFALQNDEIRDSLLKKMQGYVAELEIGHRSRL comes from the coding sequence ATGTCTAAAGTAAAAAAAGCTATCATCCCAGCAGCTGGTCTTGGAACACGCTTTTTGCCAGCTACAAAAGCAATGCCAAAAGAAATGCTTCCAATTGTAGACAAGCCTACGATTCAATACATTGTTGAAGAGGCTGTGGAGGCTGGTATTGAAGACATTATTATTGTAACAGGTAAAGGGAAGCGTGCTATTGAGGATCATTTTGATCACTCGTTTGAATTAGAACAGAACCTATTTAACAAAGGGAAACTTGACATGCTTGAAAAAGTTCAAGCCTCTGCAAAAGTAGAGATTCACTATATTCGTCAAAAAGAGCCTAAAGGACTTGGACATGCTGTACATTGTGCACGCAAATTTATTGGGAATGAACCGTTTGCAGTACTTTTAGGCGATGATATTGTACAAGCTGATACGCCTTGTTTAAAACAATTAATGAATCAATATGACGAGACAGAGCGTTCCGTTATTGGTGTTCAAACGGTTCCTTCCGAAGAGACACATCGCTATGGTATTATTGATCCTGAGTCTAACAATGATCGTCTCTATCGCGTATCTCAGTTTGTGGAAAAGCCAGAACAAGGTACAGCACCTTCGAACCTAGCGATTATGGGACGCTATATTTTAACTCCTGAAATTTTTGATTTCCTTGAGAAACAAGATACTGGTGCTGGAGGGGAAATTCAGTTAACGGATGCGATTCAAGCGCTCAACGAATTCCAAAGCGTCTATGCGTATGATTTTGAAGGTAAGCGATACGATGTTGGGGAAAAGCTTGGTTTTGTTTTGACTCAAATTGAGTTTGCGCTTCAAAACGATGAAATTCGTGACAGTCTTCTTAAGAAAATGCAAGGTTATGTAGCTGAACTTGAAATTGGTCATCGTTCAAGACTGTAA
- a CDS encoding YcjF family protein codes for MASKFDAAFNQTFNEQMENINRSLEEDVLFALIGDINTGKSTTINALFGANVAPTSGLPGKTIEIKKYAYKKHIQFVDTPGLNDVVQTHSQETIHFYKDADVVLFFLNAAGTVLSDTEAKELEKLATINKDILIVLNKVDIADDVPSLLHYIQEKTSYRFKVIPLSSKTGFNLGELEDHIADILQKKNKELQFAKALNDKSRIANKWINRSSLAAASAGAIPVPGSDIVPITAVQVGLMIKLAKLYEKTITKDRAKELIVTNLVSNIGRTAFRQLSKFVPGWGSAISAGVAGTLTWSLGKAIKKIYEQGLDLNVETLVTYTKKFKRERESAKKDKNSSPS; via the coding sequence ATGGCTTCGAAATTTGACGCAGCTTTTAATCAAACGTTTAACGAACAAATGGAAAACATCAACCGATCGCTAGAAGAAGATGTGTTGTTTGCCTTGATTGGTGATATAAATACCGGAAAATCAACAACAATTAATGCTCTATTTGGCGCAAACGTTGCTCCAACATCTGGCTTACCAGGGAAAACCATTGAAATAAAAAAATACGCGTATAAAAAACATATCCAATTTGTCGATACACCAGGCTTGAACGATGTGGTGCAAACCCATTCGCAAGAAACAATCCATTTTTATAAGGACGCCGATGTTGTCCTTTTCTTCTTAAATGCAGCAGGTACTGTACTCTCAGATACAGAAGCAAAAGAACTTGAGAAGCTAGCAACTATTAATAAAGACATCCTAATAGTCTTAAATAAAGTCGATATTGCTGACGATGTCCCTAGCTTACTTCATTATATTCAAGAAAAAACGAGCTATCGTTTTAAAGTCATCCCGCTTTCTTCAAAAACAGGCTTTAATCTTGGTGAGTTAGAAGATCATATTGCCGACATTCTTCAAAAAAAAAATAAAGAATTACAGTTCGCCAAAGCGTTAAACGATAAATCTCGCATTGCGAATAAGTGGATTAACCGCTCTTCCCTTGCAGCAGCTTCAGCAGGCGCAATTCCTGTACCAGGATCTGATATTGTGCCTATTACAGCCGTGCAAGTCGGATTAATGATTAAATTAGCCAAGCTTTATGAGAAGACCATTACAAAAGATCGAGCAAAAGAACTGATTGTGACCAATCTTGTAAGCAACATTGGTCGAACGGCCTTTCGTCAGCTTTCGAAGTTTGTTCCGGGCTGGGGCTCAGCGATTAGCGCAGGAGTCGCTGGTACGCTTACGTGGTCGCTTGGCAAAGCGATTAAGAAGATTTACGAGCAAGGACTTGATTTGAACGTTGAAACCCTTGTCACTTATACGAAGAAGTTTAAAAGAGAGCGCGAGAGCGCGAAAAAAGATAAAAACAGCTCCCCCTCTTAA